One Mercurialis annua linkage group LG3, ddMerAnnu1.2, whole genome shotgun sequence DNA window includes the following coding sequences:
- the LOC126672942 gene encoding protein BONZAI 1-like, producing MNVQEEGKEKEMNGFSGFIFLCNAKTKPECYMYRVFGLPRGRIEIVEKIKPGMGLFLFDVESKLLYGPYSAASSGKLNLAPAAFGGKFPAQVSFQIYKDCFPLPESSFKHAIQDNYCGKGKFKQELNNQQVKDLLSLFRPLPMLALAPKSPSLPCATMPSAMSFSAIDSQCPTQASLSENNPYVDGMQHNQNRSLLNPQHDYYRSLVRIHGLANLQATTPPTVPYLGYPYDSRTNYSHAPQVAEIRPTNVTTPPTAPYLGHPYDSRTNYSHAPQVAEIRPTNFQATTPPTAPYLGYPYDSRTNYSHAIQVTEIRPTNVQATTTPTAPSLEYPNDFRAHYSHAPQVLETPHIGQSLIPLQPPAYGSMTGYVHQPVQYQTSPVPTTSYYSADVQQAHFQANSYNSYLPGGDLLPNNQYSGSVYEQHELSSQSSQEIAPQQGNALHNYSQYFPTTTHTVQNIPLKLQGTTPGQVLSNISYPPIRFTRAVFSCGFPCHVATSNLYVLQESSTVAVASISLIFFSPLKDSCLLRFFGFFLLIRTYNCYSESCFCWCAMGNCCSDEAGGRAAVGGTSSASAAAAGGAGGPNDAIDFLFKSRGFSGIHSQIELSFSATNLRDRDVLSKSDPMVVVYTKGRDGPPTEVFRSEVILNSLNPTWILKYSTTFQFEVVQTLVFCVYDVDTQFHNVDVKMLKLDEQQFLGEASCVLSEIVSKSNRSLTLNLVHKEDSTMLSHPLKYGQLVVHAEECVSSKTTMELILKCSDLEHKDLFSRINPFVIISKVVESGNPIPVCKTEVLKNDQNPIWKPIFLNVQQVGSKDSLLVIECYNFNSNGKHDLIGVVRKSLAQLEMLCSSKGGENLFLPTGGAHDHHNKVLKSQLFVDKFSESIQFTFLDYLKGGCELNFMAAIDFTASNGNPRLPDSLHYIDHSGRPNAYQQAIMEVGEVLQFYDSDKRFPAWGFGARPIDGPVSHCFNLNGSSNHCEVEGIQGIMMAYNSALFNVSLAGPTLFGPVINTAALFASQSLANGGKKYFVLLIITDGVVTDLQETKDAIVKASDLPLSILIVGVGGADFKEMEILDADKGERLESYTGRVASRDIVQFVPFRNVQSGQESVVQALLAELPTQFLTYMRSKSIQPNI from the exons ATGAACGTGCAAGAAGAGGGAAAAGAGAAGGAAATGAACGGATTTTCtggttttatatttttgtgcAATGCAAAAACAAAGCCGGAGTGTTACATGTACCGCGTTTTTGGGCTTCCAAGGGGGAGGATTGAAATTGTAGAGAAGATTAAACCAGGGATGGGACTTTTTCTGTTTGATGTCGAATCCAAGCTTCTTTATGGTCCGTATAGCGCGGCTTCTTCTGGAAAGTTGAACTTGGCGCCTGCTGCTTTTGGTGGGAAGTTTCCTGCACAG GTGAGTTTCCAAATTTACAAGGATTGTTTCCCTTTGCCAGAAAGCTCCTTTAAGCATGCTATCCAAGATAATTACTGCGGGAAGGGAAAATTCAAGCAAGAACTTAACAACCAGCAA GTAAAGGATCTCTTGTCATTGTTTCGTCCACTTCCTATGCTAGCATTAGCACCTAAGTCTCCTTCATTGCCTTGTGCAACCATGCCTTCGGCAATGTCATTCTCAGCCATAGACAGTCAGTGCCCGACACAAGCAAGTCTTTCAGAAAATAATCCTTATGTAGATGGAATGCAACATAATCAAAATAGATCACTTTTGAATCCTCAGCATGATTATTATAGATCCTTAGTACGAATCCATGGATTAGCGAATCTACAAGCTACGACACCTCCAACAGTACCTTATTTGGGGTATCCATATGATTCTAGAACTAACTATAGTCATGCACCACAAGTGGCGGAGATTCGAccaacaaatgttacgacaccTCCAACAGCACCTTATTTGGGGCATCCATATGATTCTAGAACTAACTATAGTCATGCCCCACAAGTGGCGGAGATTCGACCAACAAATTTTCAAGCTACGACACCTCCAACAGCACCTTATTTGGGGTATCCATATGATTCTAGAACTAACTATAGTCATGCCATACAAGTGACGGAGATTCGACCGACAAATGTTCAAGCTACGACAACTCCAACAGCACCTTCTTTGGAGTATCCAAATGATTTTAGAGCTCACTACAGTCATGCCCCACAAGTGTTGGAGACTCCACATATTGGACAGAGTCTCATTCCATTGCAACCTCCTGCTTATGGATCCATGACGGGTTATGTTCATCAACCTGTGCAGTATCAAACTTCACCAGTTCCAACTACTTCATATTATTCAGCAGATGTTCAACAGGCACACTTTCAAGCAAACTCATATAACAG TTATTTGCCTGGAGGGGATTTGCTTCCTAATAATCAATACAGCGGTTCAGTGTATGAGCAGCATGAGTTGTCTTCACAAAGCAGCCAAGAAATTGCGCCGCAACAGGGAAATGCTCTTCATAACTATAGTCAGTACTTCCCTACAACCACACATACTGTACAAAACATACCATTGAAGCTCCAAGGAACAACACCTGGACAAGTGCTGAGTAACATTTCTTACCCTCCA ATACGATTTACCAG AGCTGTTTTTAGCTGTGGATTTCCATGTCATGTTG CAACATCAAATCTTTATGTCCTCCAGGAATCCTCAACAGTTGCAGTTGCTTCCATTAGCCTG ATATTTTTTTCTCCCTTAAAAGATTCTTGTTTACTACGcttctttggattttttttgttgatcCGAACTTATAACTGCTATTCTGAGAGCTGTTTTTGTTGGTGTGCGATGGGAAATTGCTGCTCTGATGAAGCTGGAGGTAGGGCGGCAGTTGGTGGCACCTCCTCTGCTTCCGCTGCTGCTGCTGGTGGCGCCGGCGGTCCTAACGACGCTATCGATTTCCTCTTTAAGTCTCGCGGTTTTAGCGGTATTCACTCTCAGATCGAG TTGTCTTTTTCAGCAACAAACTTACGTGACCGAGATGTACTTTCTAAG AGTGATCCCATGGTAGTTGTTTATACAAAAGGAAGAGATGGGCCGCCCACTGAAGTTTTCCGCAGTGAGGTGATTCTCAATTCATTGAACCCCACATGGATTTTGAAATATTCTACAACTTTCCAATTTGAAGTTGTACAGACTCTAGT GTTTTGTGTATATGATGTTGACACTCAATTTCACAATGTAGACGTAAAG ATGCTCAAGCTGGACGAGCAGCAGTTTCTTGGTGAGGCATCTTGTGTTTTGTCGGAG ATTGTGAGCAAATCAAATAGGTCACTGACCTTAAATCTTGTACATAAAGAAGATTCTACAATGTTAAGTCACCCACTAAAATATGGGCAGCTTGTGGTGCATGCTGAGGAATGTGTTAGCTCAAAGACTACAATGGAATTGATATTGAAGTGTTCGGATTTGGAACATAAGGATCTGTTCTCAAGAATT AACCCTTTTGTGATAATTTCAAAAGTTGTTGAGAGTGGAAACCCTATTCCTGTATGCAAAACAGAAGTCCTAAAGAATGATCAGAATCCAATTTGGAAACCAATCTTTTTGAATGTTCAACAAGTTGGAAGCAAG GATAGTTTGCTTGTGATAGAGTGCTATAACTTCAATAGTAATGGCAAGCATGATTTGATTGG AGTTGTTCGAAAATCCCTAGCACAACTAGAAATGCTTTGTTCTAGCAAGGGAGGTGAAAATCTGTTTTTACCCACTGGTGGTGCCCATGATCATCATAACAAG GTTTTAAAGAGCCAGCTATTTGTGGACAAGTTTTCTGAAAGCATTCAATTCACTTTTCTGGATTATCTAAAAGGAGGTTGTGAACTGAACTTCATGGCTGCTATTGATTTCACTG CTTCAAATGGAAATCCGCGTCTTCCTGATTCCTTGCATTATATCGATCATTCTGGGCGGCCAAATGCATACCAGCAA GCAATCATGGAAGTTGGAGAAGTGTTGCAGTTTTATGACTCAGACAAGCGGTTTCCTGCTTGGGGATTTGGAGCACGGCCAATTGATGGCCCAGTCTCCCATTGCTTTAACTTGAATGGAAGCAGTAATCATTGTGAG GTTGAAGGAATTCAAGGGATTATGATGGCATATAACAGTGCTCTCTTCAATGTTTCTTTAGCAGGTCCCACGCTTTTTGGACCCGTGATAAACACTGCTGCCCTATTTGCTAGCCAGTCTCTTGCAAATggaggaaaaaaatattttgttttgctaATAATTACA GATGGAGTTGTAACTGATCTCCAAGAAACCAAGGACGCCATAGTAAAGGCTTCCGACCTACCATTATCAATCCTTATCGTTGGAGTTGGAGGAGCCGACTTCAAAGAAATGGAG ATTTTAGATGCTGATAAGGGAGAGAGACTTGAAAGTTATACAGGGCGTGTTGCTTCACGTGATATAGTTCAGTTTGTACCATTTCGGAATGTACAAA GTGGGCAAGAGTCTGTTGTTCAAGCACTTCTAGCTGAACTACCGACCCAATTTTTGACGTACATGCGATCTAAAAGTATCCAGCCAAATATTTGA